ATGAAAAGTATCCTGTTCTTTTTTGCTGAAGCGTCACGCGCGTTATAACAGGCAGGCTCGCCAAAGCGAGCCTGCCGAAGTTACAGAGAGCGTGGTTGTTTGCATCGCGTCGTGCTGCAGATATGGCTGTGAAGCGCCTCCTGATCCACATCACCCGCAGTTCAGCCAGCCTTCCGAAAAGCGTGGCAGATGATTGCCGCCGGCATCCCGCTTTACCGGCAATACCCCCGTCCTGATCCGCGTCTGATTATTCCTCTTTACCCGCTGTGGGTAACACCTTCTCCCTCTCAGCAGATTTTCTGATACCAAACCCGATGGCGTACATGGCCGGTAAAAACAGCAGCGTCATGATGGTGCCGCCGAAGGTGCCTTCGGTAAGGGCTCGGGCGAGCGTGCCCCAGAAAACAGTATGCGTCAAAGGGATAAACGCCAGAATGGCGTCCAGCGCGGTAAGCAGAACCGGGCGGGCGCGCTGGACTATTGTTTCAAAAACAGCATGAAATGGATCGAGGCCTTGCCGCACATTATGGTGGGTTTTTCCGTTAAGAATCAGCATGTTGAGCATCAGAATGCCCGACAGCGCTATCGGCCCGACCAGCGCGTTAATGCCGAATGGCTGCTGGAACAGCAACAGCGTGGATACTACGCCAATCAGGCCCAGCGGTGCGGTCATCATGATCATCGCCGACACTGCCGCCCCTGCAGGATAATAATCGAGCATTTTCGCGATGCGAATAATTAATAAGCCATGCTTTATGTTTCATAATGTGATTTACGCTTGCACTTTACCGGTAACATCGTATTTTCAGGGGTGCGTGTCCAAACACCTAATCTGAGAAGGGGTATTTATGGCTAAGCGTCACCTGATTAAATCACTTGAAATATCAGCAATTGTTATCTTCGCGCTGGTGGTTGCCTATCTGGCTATTACCGGGATTCTTTCATCAACGGGCTTAGATCACCCCTGGCCTTACCCAAGTAAGTAACGGCTCCTGACACCAGGGAAATTCGGCAATACATAAAAATAAATACTATAAATCCCCTAATTTGCCTCCTGGCGAAGACCGCCGGTGGCACAATCCGCACGCTGCCGTTGTGGCTCTGCGGCTTCAGGCCTTGCCAAAGCTGGCGAAACCTGGCGCTTGAATAAGCGCATCAGCGTTATCGGTGCAACAGGCTGTTAAGACGCACGGCACCGTTTCTCTTAATGCTTCATTGTACGCTGAGGCGTTTGGTCATTATCGGCGATAGAACAGCCATTACGCTGAACGGGTGGCGGGATCACGCGCTAAAGCTGAAAACGCATAAGCCGGGCGTGACGGCTTTTCAGGCGGCGGACGGGCAGGGCAAAGGCGCCGCGCTGTGATAGCACCATGTGCCAGAGAGCCTCTGTACAGCAGGAGTAATAAAGAGAACCTTTTCACCAGCAGTGGGGGAGCAGAAGCCGTTATACCTACCGATCAAACCCGCTGTCCGCGCGGTGTGGTGATCCGCCTGTTAGCGATGAGTGGCTCTCTGCTTTAACAGGCAAGGCAGGGTCAAGCCCATCGCGTCCGTTTTGCCCGGGGCTTACTTCAATTCCTCTTTCCCGACGGCTTCAATGACAGGAAGCGAGGAAAAGCGTTGCTGAATATTTTTGGTGACATAATCAAAAACGGCGTTAAGAGCGGCCTGGCAGACAGCGATGTTATATAAATCCTCTTCCTGCTCTATCATATTGCTTAAATTAAATATGATCTGCGTATTGCTTATTACGCCGTTCTCCAGATAGCTCTGGCACATTAGCCTTAAGACTAATTTCTTTGCATCGAGGGCTAAGCGTTCTTGCTCCGCTACGCAAGGGTGGCAGAAACATTCATCCTGGCAAACACAGCTTTTCACGTTTCCCATCCCTCTGCCCCCTGTTATCAGAAGATATCGCCAGGCGTTCTTTGCAGCACGGCTTCAAGCGCATTGCGGTAAATATCAAGCTTAACGACATCGCTTTCGCACTCAAGGCGTTCAAGCAGCGCACGGATAAGATCTTTATTATTGACGAAGGATTTGCAGGCCAGCACTTCTGCATAGATCTCTGCAATGGTCTCTTTCTCTTTCGTGAGGTGAGCGCCGGCAGTTTTAAAATAGTCCATAATCTGTGATTCAGAGGTAGCGATCTGTTGCATAGTGAAATCCCTTATAGCAGGCAAGCGGAAACGGGCAATCCTGAAGAGATTGCTGTACAGTCACCGAAAAATAAAAAATGCCTCTGAAAGTGGAAATCCACTCACTTTCAGAGGGGCGCAAAGCACCGTTCGTTACGTGCGACTTAACGTCACAGCGCAAAGTTATACAAGTTATTGTTGCTTGTACAACTTTGCTTTGTGCAAAACGTGTGGTCAAACATGTTTATAAGAAGCAGCTTATAACTCTGTCTGCATTTTTGATGGTGTTTGTCCTTACCTGAAGCGGTTTCAGTGATGTAGCTAAAATTTCATCCTTAACTTGTTCAGTTTCCCTCACAAAAATTAAATCAATTTTTAAGCGATGCGCAGGTTGTACAACCCGTACAGGTCGCGATAAAAGGCAGTACTGCCTGGCGACGAGGGGCGACGATAGCGGCGGCTGAACAGCGGGCAATAATGGCGTGCTACACTCTTTTCTGGTACGAATTTTAACCGTGCAATAAGACGCCTCCGCTTCCTGATCCCTCTCCCTTATTCAATAAGCGTCAAAAAATAAAAATCGCAACGAAAGGGCTCAGTCCAGGCATAACAGGTTGTTCTGCAGGCAGAAGAGCAGGGGAATAAACAGGGTAAGGCAGGATTATCAGCGATTTCAGGAAACGCCTATCGCTGCAATAGGTAAAATATTAGTACCAATATTTATTTTGTGACTACGTTTATGTGACAACAATAAGTATGGAACCAAAGATGGCTAAGTTTTATTACGTTGCGACACTCTCACAGCACAACACCAAACGCCGTGTGCATTCAGAAGAATGTACCTCCTTGCCCGCCTGGGGAAGGCGTGAGTTTTTAGGCACCTTTTATCACGAGCGTGATGCGGTAAAAGTATCACGGCAGCGCCATCCGGCCGCCGCCCCGTGTCCGGAATGCTTCGATAATCCGAAAAAGTATCTCATCAAACTTTAACCGCCTGAGGGCGGTTTTTTTATGCGCTGATGGCAAGGCACCGCAGAAAGTGAGACGCTGGGGCCCGGCAGAAAACCCTGTGAGTTGACTTCAGCCATTGGAACCGGGGAAGTGGCAGGCTCCTCTTCCCACGGTATCGCCGGATTAGCGGCCGTCAGCTAAAACAAAAAGGATAACGATGCGTACCCTCATCATTACGCCATACGATGCACAATGGCCGCCGCGTTTCGCACAAGAGTGCGCATGGCTACAGGCGGCGCTGGGCCAGACGGTCATCGCGATTCATCACATCGGCAGCACCTCGGTGCCCGGTCTGGCGGCGAAGCCGGTTATCGATATCCTGTTGGTGGCCGCCGCGCTGGACGAGCTGGATCGCTGCACGCCCGCGCTGGCGCGCCTCGGTTATCGCGCGCGCGGCGAGAACGGCATTCCCGGCCGGCGGTATTTTGTCAAAGGCGGCGATCGGCGCACGCATCAGCTACACGCCTTCGCCGCAGGCGATCGGCAGATCATTAACCACCTGGCGTTTCGCGACTATCTGCGTCAACATCCTGAGATCGCGGCACAGTATGCGCAGGTCAAATACGCGGCGGCGCAGGCGTGCGACAATGATATTCCGCGCTACCAGGCGCTGAAGTCCGCTTTTATCGGGCATCATCTGCAACGGGCGATAGCGGCGCTGGCTTAATGCCGCTGCCGGGCCGGCGAAACAGGCCGCCGCCACGGGCGGCGGGGAAGCGCTACAGCGCAGAAACCGACGCTACGCTATGCTGAAAAACGTACGGATCGGAAACCAGCTCAAACTGTTCGTCATCCGGATAGGTGACCGCAACCTGATAATCTTCTCCGGCAAAGGCTTTTATCGCCTCCAGATTGCTCCAGTAGGTAGCCAGAAAGAAATGCTCCCATTCCCCTTGCGTTTGCCGGCGCACAAAAGCGCCCTGATTGCCCGGCGTGCCTGTTGAATGCTCAACGCCGGTTTTTTGCAGATGTTCGGCAAAGCCCTGTGCATGTTTTAGCGGAACGCATCCATGCCATGTCCTGACGATCATTGTATTCTCCTTAAAAGGTAGCGAGGTTAGTTAACGCTTCCCGGCTCTCAGGCGATGCGCCTTTTATGCCGGTCAAACGCCGGTGCGCGCATTCGCCATCGCTGCCTGTAGTGGCGGCCAGGCGTCTGCTGTTGCCGACGCTAAACATGCTCTGTGCGCTGCGCCTGCAGGAACCCAGGAACCCAGGAACCCAGAGCGTTCGGCGGCGCATGGCGCTGTCAATATAGCTTTCCACGTCTCGCTTAAGATCAGGCTGCCGATCCGCCTCTGCCGCGCGCCGCTTCAGAGAGCGAACGCATCGTCCTGCTGTGTTGAAATGATAAAATTCTCTTATAAAACAGGCGGGCAGCGCCTGTCAAATTCGCCAGCGCAAACACCGCCGGAGCCTGCACGGCGCGTGGCCTGGTCTCGCGTCTTACCCAAACCAGGTACGTTTTATAAGCAAAAGTTTACCGAAACGATTCGCTATGTAACTTATTAATAACGGTGGCTAACGCAACGTTTATATGGAATAAACGGCTAAAGTTTATGTCTGCTCTGCTGACATCGTATCCACTACTCATCGGGAGGAAGCATGTACTTTCT
This DNA window, taken from Mixta gaviniae, encodes the following:
- a CDS encoding biofilm/acid-resistance regulator YmgB/AriR, which codes for MQQIATSESQIMDYFKTAGAHLTKEKETIAEIYAEVLACKSFVNNKDLIRALLERLECESDVVKLDIYRNALEAVLQRTPGDIF
- a CDS encoding GrpB family protein; this translates as MRTLIITPYDAQWPPRFAQECAWLQAALGQTVIAIHHIGSTSVPGLAAKPVIDILLVAAALDELDRCTPALARLGYRARGENGIPGRRYFVKGGDRRTHQLHAFAAGDRQIINHLAFRDYLRQHPEIAAQYAQVKYAAAQACDNDIPRYQALKSAFIGHHLQRAIAALA